From Piliocolobus tephrosceles isolate RC106 chromosome 16, ASM277652v3, whole genome shotgun sequence, the proteins below share one genomic window:
- the PFN1 gene encoding profilin-1, whose amino-acid sequence MAGWNAYIDNLMADGTCQDAAIVGYKDSPSVWAAVPGKTFVNITPAEVGVLVGKDRSSFYVNGLTLGGQKCSVIRDSLLQDGEFSMDLRTKSTGGAPTFNVTVTKTDKTLVLLMGKEGVHGGLINKKCYEMASHLRRSQY is encoded by the exons ATGGCCGGGTGGAACGCCTACATCGACAACCTCATGGCGGACGGGACCTGTCAGGACGCGGCCATCGTGGGTTACAAGGACTCGCCCTCCGTCTGGGCCGCCGTCCCCGGGAAAACCTTCGTCAACATCACG CCAGCTGAGGTGGGTGTCCTGGTTGGCAAAGACCGGTCAAGTTTTTACGTCAATGGGCTGACACTTGGGGGCCAGAAATGTTCGGTGATCCGGGACTCACTGCTGCAGGATGGGGAGTTTAGCATGGATCTTCGTACCAAGAGCACCGGTGGGGCCCCCACCTTCAATGTCACTGTCACCAAGACTGACAAGA cgCTAGTCCTGCTGATGGGCAAAGAAGGTGTCCATGGTGGTTTGATCAACAAGAAATGTTATGAAATGGCCTCCCACCTTCGGCGTTCCCAGTACTGA